DNA from Lineus longissimus chromosome 7, tnLinLong1.2, whole genome shotgun sequence:
CTATTTTCAATCAATGTCACATGTCAAAATAGATGCCAATCAATCAACTATGTAAATCTAAGTAGAAACCTCTACTCAACTGTGACacattgtcattgacatcaTCCATACCAGTGCCGCCCTCAACCAATAAGAGCCTTGACATTTTAGAAACGGTATTGCATAATTTTGAACTTAGATGAAAATCATAAAACTTAAACATCAAAGTAACAACAAAAGACCTTGAACAACATCTGTGCTGAAGGTATAACATCTCATGAATGGAAAACAGTCCCTCGGAGAAAGTTCTCCTTCAATTCTATAGAAACCGTCCAACTATGACACGTACAGAACTGAAGATAGAAAAGTGTGATAAAATGGTGATATTTACAGATGACTAGAAGAGATAACATTTACAACAAGGTGCCCAATGTTTATGCAACGTAAAGGAGGAGAACTTGAGCTATCATTGTGTGGTTTACAGAGCTCTATGTGTAGAGTGTGCTgcatacatttatgtacatctcTACCAAATATGCAAGATCACACAGTTGTAGAATATCTCTGTGTAAATGTTCTGATGCATCCAAGTATGGCCCACACAGTCCTGCATCTGCTCATTCATTTGAAGGAGAGATATCAACAAGAAGGGAGGCCGTGCCAATGACATCAACAATATTTAGCCAACGATACCAACAGGAAGTCCCTGTCTTGTGAAGTACACTTGTTCAGACACCATCAGTTACTTGCTTCTTAAACAAAAATTAAACTGTTAATTGCTTTAAGTGACGGAGGCAACCTCATATGTTACAAAATGATCATATTTGTTGTGGACTATTGAGAATTCTCGTCTCGAATAATGTCTAAGCAATATGTAGAACCTGGAGTAGTCTCATAAAATACATAGAATTTACATAATGTTTAGTAAAATGCTTCTTACGTTTCATGCAGTCTCGTCTACCCTACCAGAGGTTCTTCACCTCTCTAAGACACACAATGAGTATTCAAGCAGCATCTGGTATGCGCTTACATAGTTCCAACTTTTACCCATCACAGCTCTGATTCAAAGTCCTAGAAAGAGTCTCTTCAATTCTAACAAACCAGTCTAAGTTTGTAATTTGTAAGATTCAACAATCTAAACTACATGAAGAAATTGCTTTCACCAAAAACTGGTGAGCCAACATTGTCATAAAGGCACATATTCCCGAGGTTTAACTTTCTCCAGTCCTTTGACTGTGGGTATGAACGTTTCCACATAATGTCTGGAACCATGCAATCCCTCAACTGATCTGTTAACTATCTTACACCTCAGGCCAAGGTTAGAGAACACCTCTTGACATTCGCTATGACGTACGGCATCACATCTGCTCGGGCATATCTCGCCGGTGACCTGCTCTATCCTGGATCACCTATCCAACCAGATAACTACTATTTTGTCACAGATCACTTCGTTGAGCCAGCAACTGGATCATAAACCTGACCACACTGCTTATTTTAAGAAACTCTGGCCTTCCATTAGCAATGacacaaataattatcatgcaCTTCAGGATACATGCACTGCACTGCAGCACACGAGTAGTGCATTGGAGTTCATCTACCCTGCACTACAACACAAGTAGTGTATTAGAGTTAATGTGCACTGCACTACAGCACACGAAAAGTACACTGCAGCACAGTTCATTTCTAACATCTTTCATTTCCAACTGCGGGATCTGAAGTCTATTTTCATCTCTTGCATTGATCTGTGAGATCAGGCCATTTCAAGTCCATTTTACCTTGAAAACAGGCAATCTGAATGTCTTCATTTTTCATCTGCTCATTTTCAAGGTACAGCACCAACGGCTTTTAAAGTTGACCACAACTGTCCTCAAAACCTCGAAGCCTTTTGACCTCATCCGTTCTGAAGCTCTCGTAACACGCATTCAAAAGATAAGACGTCTCTTTCTGAGAATCTCTTTCAACGGCTTTTCAAAATTCATTTGCAGATTCTCTGGGTGACAATCCACGTTATAAATTGACATACTCCACACCACAATCGTTCAGCATTGAATCGTCCATGCTGACACTGCTGCAGCGAGATTGATGTAATGGCGATGAGAGCATTGGGTCTCCACAAACAGGAGAGCTATCGTCCATGAGTTCATGAATAACTGTCGGCGTGGGACCTTCATCAGTCTCCCGTTTTATCCGTACAGAAGGTACAGTGTTATACCCTGTGGATTGATGAAGCACCTGGGTTAGACAGTCTGTTGTTTCCAATTCACTATCAGGCACATTCAAGCCttgcattttcatcatcatttccaGTTGCTGAAAATAACAATAAGAAACTTAAAATCTCAGATAAATGAGGACAAATCACATGATGATAGCAAACGCATTGATACCAACTTAATGGTGACGACTAAGAGCAACTGCTTGTAGCCACCATTATGCCAATCTCCAGTATAGATTCCATGTCTATCAGTGAGTCGTCCTTGATTAAGTTTGACATGTGGCTCATTCAGACCTCTTGAGATGGAGGTAATGTAGAGCTTCACGTTTTAGGGTACAGAGCCACTGCACAGAGCCCTTGGAATCCACTGGAATAGCACAAGAGGTTGTGAGCAGCACAAAACGTCTTCGAGTCCTCTATGGTAATGCATTACGCATTATTCTTTCACAAGGAAACTAACCTGAATCCTCAGCATCATCTTCCTATTCGCTGATTCCATATTCTTCGACTTGGCTTCAACCTGGTGTAACCTCTCATCACTACGTCTCAGTCGCCTGATATAATCAACAGATGCCTTCAAGATGGTGCCCTTGTTTTGTCGCATGTCTCTGTAACATCAATAGATAACGCAAGGTGAGAAATTGGGTTAGCAATCAAGTTAAGATAGGACTTTCATCTCAATCTAAAAGACAACACAAGGTAAATCTTAGGCCAGACTGAGCTTCCTCATTCCTACACTTCAGCAAGGTTTCCACGGTCTGCATGTTTCACTCTGCAGCATTCGTGTGTAACAAGAGGTGTTGCTCAGCTGATTTCAAAACAGGCAGATTTTCACCATCAACGAAATCCCCACATAAATTAACAGCCAGAAACAGTTGCTATGACTGGACTTTCTCAAGAAATAAAGCAATTTTCAACTTACGGGTCACATGACTTTGGCAGAAGTGTTCCTAGTTCCTTGATCCTCTCATTGATGTGAACCCGACGTCTTCGCTCAACTGGAAGAAGAAAATGTACCGTTACAATCATGACATACTTCATCACAGAGGAACTTTGGCCTTCAAAACCAAATGTGAACATTGAACACTCATATCACTCACAACTCACGACCTTGTTTAACCTTGAGGACATTTATCTGGAAATGAGCATTGGTTTCTTTCACAAGTCCCAGTTGGTGAATAGAATTGGGTAAGTCTTATAGGAGGCCAACAAGGCAAGCTCTTCAATCTTGCAATCAAGTTAAGTGGTTCACCCAAGGACACAAATCACCCTCAAACTTACTGATATTATGATTGTCTTTCTTCTGTCGATCTTTGGCCATGGCGCGGTTGTCGTCGTTGAGATAATGGTTACTATACGGGGGCATTTCTTCCTTGATGCTGTCTAAGTTGAAGTCGGAAGGACACGAGTTGGCCTGTTTATGCGAAGCACCATTCGTAGTCAAATTGAACATATCATAGACATTCTTGCTTTGTGGTAACTGCAAATGGAGAGGAGATAGTTAAGTGCCTAGCCCGAGGACACACAACACATTTGTAGTCATATTGTACATCCTCTCACTAAGGGAAAAGGCAGTCTCATATCCTCAACCAACAGACTCGAGGCAGATGCCCTTACCAGTTAGCACCAACAGTCCAACACATTCAAAAGGTCCAGCGTTGTTTTAAACGAGCCTGCGTCCCTCCAACTGCTGATTGCATAAAGCTGATTGTATAATCAAACTCGTACAATATACCATCAGAATAATGCCACTCTTATTGTCATAGCTGGCATTTGAATAGGAGATGCATTCACAGGTGGTCCAATTGGATTCATCATCATGATACCGGGAATAGGCTTGTCACAAGCCTTTTATATTAATGTGGGCATGATGCAATAAAACCAGACATAACTATGCAGGTGTAATGGATCAGTTGACACTAAAGATCACCCCCAATACTACATTTAGGTCTTTTTAAGAGAGAACTCCCTTTCAACACTGACTGTAGACTCCCTAAATATTCTAATCAAACTCTTTAACCCAAAGACCTCTTTTTCAAGTACCCCTGGTAGTGATATTAACTTATGTCAAACATGGGCTGTTGAGAAGGTCTGACACAAATTGATAATCACTGCCACCAAAGATGACCAGGCCAAGGTTGGTAGCCAGCCAAGTCCAGCTAGGGCCTGTTTTCTCCACCCCCACCTCCAGAGGCAATCTCTCAGAGAGAGGCCACCAGATGAACTGGAGTACAATCCTTTGACCAATAACCCTACAAGAAAGGTCATCCCGCCTTCTCACAGATTGAAAGTAATGAAGAGAGTAGAGGTGCCAAAATGATCGTTAGGAAGATAGTTATCCAATCTGCATCCGATAGGCCTAATGAGCAATCACACCAACTGAAGCATTTATACTTTGTTGTTCACAATAACCTCACCATGAAGTCTTGCCCGCTTAGACTTGGTGCCATCACATGTCCACCACGACCCA
Protein-coding regions in this window:
- the LOC135490685 gene encoding microphthalmia-associated transcription factor-like isoform X3 produces the protein MSAMRPLSPMNSYGYFSRYCLPYCDYYGQTDVKNKPMTMRTNLRLQLMRQQLADEEQKEHQMRQQMPPSQYRQTTDAIHMPVSVSPSEVPAQIYKVQTRLENPTKYHVQQKQQRQIQMFLSQSQGKGTVHSFPGVNLGNLTTMTSSCPTDPPSPLSIGMSSTATSLSEVDELLGDIASLESVDATIDGDLSLIEPTLTHMSQTVPGLPQSKNVYDMFNLTTNGASHKQANSCPSDFNLDSIKEEMPPYSNHYLNDDNRAMAKDRQKKDNHNIIERRRRVHINERIKELGTLLPKSCDPDMRQNKGTILKASVDYIRRLRRSDERLHQVEAKSKNMESANRKMMLRIQQLEMMMKMQGLNVPDSELETTDCLTQVLHQSTGYNTVPSVRIKRETDEGPTPTVIHELMDDSSPVCGDPMLSSPLHQSRCSSVSMDDSMLNDCGVEYVNL
- the LOC135490685 gene encoding microphthalmia-associated transcription factor-like isoform X2, which gives rise to MNDSGIDFDFESLLQLPDVSEEDLELPEFEGEYYEIKSKPDVAPSQTDVKNKPMTMRTNLRLQLMRQQLADEEQKEHQMRQQMPPSQYRQTTDAIHMPVSVSPSEVPAQIYKVQTRLENPTKYHVQQKQQRQIQMFLSQSQGKGTVHSFPGVNLGNLTTMTSSCPTDPPSPLSIGMSSTATSLSEVDELLGDIASLESVDATIDGDLSLIEPTLTHMSQTVPGLPQSKNVYDMFNLTTNGASHKQANSCPSDFNLDSIKEEMPPYSNHYLNDDNRAMAKDRQKKDNHNIIERRRRVHINERIKELGTLLPKSCDPDMRQNKGTILKASVDYIRRLRRSDERLHQVEAKSKNMESANRKMMLRIQQLEMMMKMQGLNVPDSELETTDCLTQVLHQSTGYNTVPSVRIKRETDEGPTPTVIHELMDDSSPVCGDPMLSSPLHQSRCSSVSMDDSMLNDCGVEYVNL
- the LOC135490685 gene encoding microphthalmia-associated transcription factor-like isoform X5, whose protein sequence is MSCQTDVKNKPMTMRTNLRLQLMRQQLADEEQKEHQMRQQMPPSQYRQTTDAIHMPVSVSPSEVPAQIYKVQTRLENPTKYHVQQKQQRQIQMFLSQSQGKGTVHSFPGVNLGNLTTMTSSCPTDPPSPLSIGMSSTATSLSEVDELLGDIASLESVDATIDGDLSLIEPTLTHMSQTVPGLPQSKNVYDMFNLTTNGASHKQANSCPSDFNLDSIKEEMPPYSNHYLNDDNRAMAKDRQKKDNHNIIERRRRVHINERIKELGTLLPKSCDPDMRQNKGTILKASVDYIRRLRRSDERLHQVEAKSKNMESANRKMMLRIQQLEMMMKMQGLNVPDSELETTDCLTQVLHQSTGYNTVPSVRIKRETDEGPTPTVIHELMDDSSPVCGDPMLSSPLHQSRCSSVSMDDSMLNDCGVEYVNL
- the LOC135490685 gene encoding microphthalmia-associated transcription factor-like isoform X4: MLDKKAKSPESQTDVKNKPMTMRTNLRLQLMRQQLADEEQKEHQMRQQMPPSQYRQTTDAIHMPVSVSPSEVPAQIYKVQTRLENPTKYHVQQKQQRQIQMFLSQSQGKGTVHSFPGVNLGNLTTMTSSCPTDPPSPLSIGMSSTATSLSEVDELLGDIASLESVDATIDGDLSLIEPTLTHMSQTVPGLPQSKNVYDMFNLTTNGASHKQANSCPSDFNLDSIKEEMPPYSNHYLNDDNRAMAKDRQKKDNHNIIERRRRVHINERIKELGTLLPKSCDPDMRQNKGTILKASVDYIRRLRRSDERLHQVEAKSKNMESANRKMMLRIQQLEMMMKMQGLNVPDSELETTDCLTQVLHQSTGYNTVPSVRIKRETDEGPTPTVIHELMDDSSPVCGDPMLSSPLHQSRCSSVSMDDSMLNDCGVEYVNL